DNA sequence from the Bufo bufo chromosome 3, aBufBuf1.1, whole genome shotgun sequence genome:
actacgactcccagcattcccacATGCTTGGACGTtctcagaagtgaatggaggatgctgagagttgtagtgtaacaacagctgaagtgccggagACTGCAGTGTTACCAGACGAAAACCTTGCTCATGGTTAACCATGACCCTTGACCCTAATGGATGCGGCATCATTTCAAGTAATGTCTTTGCAATTCCAAACATAATGACAAGGAGTGCTCTTAAGGATGTTGCTGCACATAGCAGACTCGCTCAATACTCTATTCTCCACCTAGTGGTAGAAAGAATGATTGCAGTGTTTTACATTTAGCTGCGCAAAATACAGGCAAGGAAATGGGGTTATAGATTTCATTTAAAGGATCCATGACAGATATGATGGATGCTAATGGCTATCAATGGGATCTGACAGTTTTCCATTTTATTTCTTTCTAATGGatggaaaaaaagcagactagcTATACTGCCTGCCAGGCGCATCATAAAGCTGATGGAACAGGATCTACACACTAGTGTGAGTGCAGCCTTGCACATTATACTGTTTTTCCCTACTTAGTAATACTTTTGTATGGAAGACGTTTTCAAAAAAactgttaaagggtttttctgggagtagaatattgatgcccTGTCCTCGgggcaggtcatcaatatctgatagggtctgactcccggcactgcCACTGATCACCACGGCATTccagtgctgtggcctcttcctaggccaatgatgGCCTATGGACagctcagtcccatgtaaatgaatgggcctgggctgcaataccaagcacagccactatacaatgtatggcactgtgcttgctgCTGTGTGGAGGCCGCAGCACAGTTttttctgggagtagaatattgatgcccTGTCCTCGgggcaggtcatcaatatctgatagggtctgactcccggcactgcCACTGATCACCACGGCATTccagtgctgtggcctcttcctaggccaatgatgGCCTATGGACagctcagtcccatgtaaatgaatgggcctgggctgcaataccaagcacagccactatacaatgtatggcactgtgcttgctgCTGTgtggaggccgcagcactcaccagagcgcagtggcctcttcaaacagctgatcggtgggggtgccgggagtcctccactgatcagatattgatggcctatcctgagtacaggtcatcaatattttattctggaaaaataaatcctttaAGTCTAATTTTACAGCTTAGAGACCCAAAGCCCAGTCAGTTTTTATCCTATACCCCATTATTGAATtccgatagggatgagcgaatcgactacggatgaaacatccgatgaTTCAAACAGGCACACTGTAATGCTTAGTTTTCCCAGGTGGTGTCACTAGAGAAAtgccacatttaggcccctttcacacaggcgagttttccgcgcgggtgcaatgtgtgaggtgaacgcattgcacccgcactgaatccggacccattcatttctatggggctgtgcacataagctgtgattttcacgcatcacttgtgcgttgagtgaaaatcgcagcatgctctatattgtgcgttttccacgcaacgcaggccccttagaagtgaatggggctgcgtgaaaattgcaagcatccgcaagcaagtgtggatgcggtgtgattttcacgcacggttgctaagatgaaagtctattcactgcattattttcccctatatcatggttataagggaaaataatagcattctttaatacagaatgcttagtagaaggtcaattgagggttaaaaaaaataaaattaactcacctcctcctcttgatcgcgtagttgccgatctcttcttacttttttaatcatgagctgccggctaaagaacctgtggtgacgtcacatcacatggtccatcacagtgttaatggaccatgtgattggactatgtgatgagcacagttatgtcaccacaggtcctttgacaggtcctgaagaaagaacaggagatcggcagctacgcgatcaattggaggaggtgagttaattttttatttattttttaaccctcaattgaccttgtacttagccttctgtattaaagaatgctattattttcccttataaccatgttataagggaaaataattacatctacacaacaccgaacccaaactagaacttcagtgaagaagttcgggtctgggtaccacattcagttttttatcacgcacgtgcaaaacgcactgcacccgcacgataaaaactgaacaatggaacgcaatcgcagtcaaaactgactgcaattgtgtacctactcgcgcgggtttgccgcaatgcaccgggacgcatcgggacctaatccggacacgctcgtctgcaaggggccttactgctGGGTTCCCCCACAGATAACAGCTGATCACTGCCCCAGGAGCAGTCTCTGAtcatcttaggctacatgcacacgactgtgccgttttttgcggtccgcaaaccgcggatccgcaaaaaacagaagccgcctgtgtgccttccacaatttgcggaacggaacgggcggaccattgaagtgaatgggtccgcaaaaactgtgtcgtgtgcatgaggccttactgtcacGGATCCCTTCTAACAAACAGGGATTTTCCAaagtagaaaacccctttaagtcttatcAAGGCTCCTCCATCTTATTTTGCCCTTAGTCCGAAAGGTTGCTAGGAGGATGCTGCCTGGCATAAAAAGACTTGGCTTGCTAGGTGGTATATCTTTAGCAACCAGAATGTCAGCAGAAAAGGTGAAGAGCAGCAGTATTTTCACATCCTCCATTTGAACCTGCAGTAATAATCAgattttaaaaatacatttagATGGAGAATCTCTATAGGAGTTAAATGTaattctctttaaaaaaaaaaaaaactcttaaaggggttatccagggatAGAAAAAAAAGTGCATTTAGAAACTGCGCCACACTGGTCTGGTCTAGGTCCAATATTGCAGCTTTATTCAAGTGATTGggagtgagctgcaataccaaatgcAACCTTTGGATTGGTGGCGCTAActcttggaagaaagcagccatgtttttttttttttttttttaatcctggacaatcccttcaaGTCCACATCAGATTGTAGGTCTGAATGGAAAACACTGGAAAAGCAACAGCCCGCCTAGTGGATTATCTTCTCAGGTTAGATGAGGATTTCACCTTGAACATATGTATACATAGATGACCATGGCCTCTTCTATGGTCCCACAACTGGAAACAGTAACCTTCTTGTGGTCCTTCTGTTCTCCCTCACCACCATGTTGGACAAAGAAGGTGCAAAGCTTTCAGAATACAGTCTGCACTCAGAGGGGCAGGAGTGTGATATAGTGTTAAATCATTTATATACTGCATGTATAGATGATCTACTTTTAGGTACTTTGTACAGAcgaaaaatgcaaatgtgatcgccatagcgatctgcacctacaggcaggttgtgctgacccaaccccttattttttattttgtacagaCGATCTACTTTTAGGTATTTCTAATCAATAAGGACACATTTTGGAGTCCTGGAGGGGCCTCCTTATGGGTGATATTGTACCAGTACGTCAGGTGGCACGTTCTTACTTTGGTTTGCTCTGTATTTGATCTGCTATGGTTTTTTTCTTCTCATGTTTTAAAGGGCATGTGTCATCATTTACCAGTAGGTTAAAAGGTTAAACGGTTGGCTGCTGTAGATCGGCGCTTGTCTGCAGAGGAGCTGACAATCTGTGGAAACACGggtttttataatatgcaaataacCCCTAGGTGCAACGATGGTGTGCTGTTGCACCGTGTTGCCTCCAGAGGCTTCACTCCCTGTATACTTAGTTGACAGAAGGCTTTAAAGCAGTTCTTAACAGGACAAAGCAGGACTTACAAACCTCATCTTTCTTGGGCAATCCATCTAGTTTTAGGAAGGCCAGTGGCTTAGATGTTCACCTTAATAGGTGGTAAGACTTACATAACCCACatggtaaggcctcctgcacacgaccataggtgtcccgttgccatattgcggaccgcatatgcggatcctcaatacacgggtaccgttctgtgtgcattcaccatcatggatgcggacccgttgacttgaaaaaaatactaaaatgtgaacagacccattcaaatcaatgggcatGTGTGCTGTCAATCAGTGAAAAAcaggaaatgtggacgaggccttagTCAGGAGGCCCTTATACACAGTAATGTGTATGGTCAGATTTAGATCATGTTGCTTCAGATAGGTAGGTAGATTGACAGACAAAACaaagcaatttgcggtccgcagcaagggcagcacacattcgtgcaggaggccttataaagATCATCCTATTCTTCCCATAGCATCATTCTTCTAAAATCATGGTACACAAATGTTGGATTAACCCAGAAATTATGGTCCACTTTTTTTTGGGAAGGTGACAATGGCAGCAGCTGAGGTTTCCAATCAATGATATGTAACCACTTGGGCTCCCAGTATACAGTTTAGCTTCACTGGTCAGTGTCATACCGCGACTATATGACCGGCACAATCAGAAACAGAATATTGTTTGCTAAATAATGACTGCAGATACCAGTGGTTATCCGCCGCCGGCCGCCATGTGTCACATGAGTGACAACTTCAAGAAAGATGTTCATAGTGTACACTTAGCCCTGAGGTGATGAGAAGCTCTGCTGACAAGGTGATCTGAAGATCAGAGCGAGTCCGCCTGCCGCATCATCAGCTTCCTGCTGTACTCATAGGCCAGGAACAAAGCACCATTGGCTGGGAATGCACGAATCAGAGTGGGCTTCAGCCCCGAATACAATGCCAATATGCCTGGAAAGAAAAAAGACAAAACGTATAAAATCCTCAGACCTGATGAACATATTCACTAATCATTTTTTAGCATTTATCTGTTTTTTTCACACAAAGATATTTTATTATGCTTGGAACACACTGTACCATAAATCTGtctgtgtaaggctccattcacacatccgcaattccattccgcataaggcctcgtccacatttccgtttttcactgactgacagcACACatgcccattgatttgaatgggtctgttcacattttagtatttttttcactgaccatgcatgggtcagtaaaaaaagtatcacggagacatgcactactttgatctgtGATGCGGATCAAGCacgtccatagaagtctatgggtcagtgaaaattaCGGACACACCACAGATGGCATCCGTAgcgcgtccgtttttcactgaagactgataggagattctttgaaaattaaCTTTCAGCTCAGCTCAGTGGATTATGGATAACACACagatggtaaaaacggacacacgatccttcacagacatcttaACAGAAGAAACATGTGCGCTTTTTGTCACGGACGTGTCACTGACAGGGAAATGTGGGgcaaatgtggacgaggcctaacTCCCTATGGAAGATCAGGGAAAGAAGGGTTGAGTACATTGAACCATGTCACTCTCTTGGTTTCTGGCGAGATATGCCATCACCAGATTTGtttggcagtggctttctcccctTCCCATTCACAACACAAGCATGATCAGCCATTCATGTGTATGGGGGTGGGGAAAGGAGAGATAGCTATCAGCCAAATGAGCTTTTGGGGACAGTTATGTCATGAGTACTGGGGGCTTCACTTTGCTTCTTGCTGTGACATTGTATTCACAAAGAAATCAATACAATGAGACAATGCACgagcaccgtccgtggggcaggcgcatgtggatcacagacccattcacttgaatggggtccgcgatccgtccgttccgcaaaaagatagaacttgctctatctttttgcggaatgaaagcacagaacggaacaccacagaagcactccatggtgcttccgttccgtggttccattccgtcccgcaccgcatctccggatttgcggacccattgaagtgaatgggtccgcatccgtgatgcggaatgcacacggccggtgtcccatgtattgcggacccgccgtgtgcgggccgcaatacggccacgggggacacacagtcatgtgcaagaggaATAAAAGAAATGTGGAGCTGGCGTGTTCCCATGTCATATACGTGATCCATGACGCTGATCTCAGGCAGGTTATCTGCACTGATATAACTATACCTTCCTATGCTGTTCTGTGACGGCACCGTCATTGCTGAAGTCAGGAACACGTGTAAACAACTATTCATTTAGATTGCATTGAGTGTAATAAGCCTTGTGTAATAAATATGTAATCAACTTCTCATTTTGTTAGACACCTATATATAATTAATCATTTAATCTAATAATATTTTGATTATCTATTTAATTAGTATTATATGGCTAAAATACAGATACACATTTTCTCTGACCAACTTTTTCCTAAAAGTCATCAGAGGTTGTGCCTTTATCTGGTTTTGATCATTACTGTAATTCAAGTTCAAGTTCAAAATGTAaggtgaacagcgccatctactggCCAGAAGAGCATATGggttattaaagggaatctgtcacctattttgaccatataaaaccgttaacatagcaaagtgcaataaagtaccttcttacctacatgtgtcttctttcttttattcaacttctcaacgctgcaagcagcgttttggtgtccgcctccagagcggaatggaggctgaacggaggcaaactgatgcattctgagcggatccttatccattcagaatgcattggggctaaactgatccgttttgtgccacttgtgagagtcctgaaacggatctcacaagcggacccagaaacgccagtgtgaaagtagccttacaaggcaaggtaacaaaaaatagctgttttcgcactgtttttattttttacaatgttcccccgacaggttagatcatgtggtatttttatagagcaggttgttacggacgcgacaataccaaatatttttggttgtttgtttcagttttacataataaagcattttaaaaaaaaaatgtgtctccACATTGTGAaagctagttttttttttttttaggcgactgtcttgtgtaggagcTCCTTTTTTTCgggaagagatgacggtttgattggttctattttaggttgcatatgactatttgatcgcttgctcttacactttttgtgatgtaaggtgacaaaaaaatggctttttttacacctttttttatttttatggtgttctcctgaggggttaggtcatgtggtatttttatagagcaggttgttacggacgcgacaatacctaatatggtcATTGAGACCTagaatccctgtaggggtccctaactaatatTAAAATTATATCTTTATTGATTATTTTTAAAACCTTAATAAACGCACACACTAAAGAAGGAAAACCTTAAAATTATCAGTGTCTAGTGACGTGTGGGATAATCCCAGTTGGAGTTGTGTTGTTCCATTCACAATTACTCTGTGAGGATCCCTTAGTTGGTTTATATCAACCACCTTTTTCCTTTGGGATGGTATTCACACTAATATTGTGATCAGGTTAATTGTTGTCCTGTTCTCTCATACGGAGCTCCACCACCTACTAATGAGGGTGTCAATCCTGCAGGAAGTCTCCACTGTCTGTCCCCTGTACAGAGGGTAACAATTCTGCTGACAATGTTGCTGCCCTTTAATAGTTGCCACTGCTTATTTCAACCGCAGGTCGACCTCTGACTCACTCGTCTCGATCTCTGTTATGGCTACACTGGATCCTCTATTACTATTGATAGAGGTCCGGTAGCACTGTGAATACCGTATGCCTCACTCTATCATACTCCTATTTACTATGCTGCTATAACGGCATGCTCTGATCGGTTCCTCACTGCCACTACACTCTGTCTAAAATATGACCGcactataccacccctcccgacatgtttcgccacgtactgtggcttcgtcaggggatgtggggtatatatatgactgccgggtccgtgccgctgatagggcgggcgcagctcctgcacccacccgatcagcccactgtacatgtacggcgagggtccttaaggggttaaaataacccCAGAGTACATAGATTGCCTATATAAACGGGTGATTACAATCAAGCTCCTCCACACCTAACTTGGCTTAATTTGCCCATGGGGGCATTGCCGACCTTGTCcacgaaaaaataataattgatgtGTCCAggattttttgaggctggtggtacctGAGCAAGTTACTCTGgtggtaattattattattttttcattcctAATAAACATTAGTAATAAGTTAATTTTACAATCTTTATCATTCTTTATTGTTTTACAATttccccgcaaacagcgggtccacaatacacgagCACCAGCCGCGTGCACCCCGCaacacggatgcggatccattcccttgaatgggtctgcaatccagaaggtcggtgcagaacagaggcatggaaccccacggaagcaccaggcagtagtgcatgcactattgTTTTGCGGTGCGTCTCCAgaatccgcacggatgttgcttGTGCATTGTGGACCCCAAATTGCGGTCGcaaatgcacggaacggacgatcaacggccgtgtacatgaggccttagggagatTGATTTTGCTGCTAAAGGTGGTAATAGTGAAGTGGGGCTCCATTCCAAATTTTGCTGTTGGGCAAAATTGGTTATCTGTTACGCCTCTGTCCCTTTTCTCTTACTCTATccgactattggttggcttactttaagACAGATTTTAAAGCCAGAATTGTCCCACACCCTTGCCAAGCATTTCGGGGAAATTTTTTGAAAACCTAGATGCTCCAAATTGCAccacttttttttatacatttttggcACAAACACAATAGTAAATGTAAACAAATGTATTTAGGCAGAAATGGAGATATTTAACATCAACTATATGCCAGGAACCTGGCGTCAAAAAGTTTAAAAGTTTGGCATACGCCCCAGTTAACAAATTTTTATGGATTTTTCACCCCTTTCATCACTTTTCTAAAAAGTGGGCACAGTGTGGAAGGGAGTGGGTGGTGCGGGACCTTGGACATTTATTATAATCTTGGTCAGTTTTCtggctggcgtagatttcagttCTGGCACACAGTCCTGCAGAAAGGCGTCATAAAACACTAGTCTTCATAAACGCCCCCCATAGGATTTTCCTGGCATGCACCAAATGTTTCCAATCGAAGCATGACTTACAACCCTCCAGACACTGCTTTGCATTACACACTGTAATCTTGAATTTTTTTGTGGGTGATCAGCCAAGGAAACCAGACGATGAAGTTCATGTACAGAAAGCCTGCAACACTTCAAGACAGAGCTAAAAATGTATAAGCCATCCTACTAAAAAAATTCTATGGTAGCGCCAGGTTGAAAGACACAATTTACTGCTCCTTCTCACAGCTGAACCCACAAGGCTAATCTGTCACAGATATGGATAACATCATTATACCTTCATTTTTCACAATGCTTGAGCATGTTCCCATGAAACCATCTTGCTTCCCTGTAATCGAAAGAACCTGAATCCTAGATTTGATACAGTCCATTGGGTAGACGGCAAGCCAAAGGGCAATCCCTCCACATCCGCCACTTATCATCAGGGCAACGGGACCTTGGAAGAAAAAAACATAATACTAAATAGTATCAAGAACAATTAACAGTAACTAGCTAGATAACTGTAACTAACCAGCTAACTGTAACTAACCAGCTAACTACTTAACTAACTGTAACTAGCTAAATGTAACCAACAAGCTCACTAACTGTACCTGGCTAACTGTAACTAACAAGCTAACTAATTGTAACTAGCTACCTGTAACTAAGTGGTTAACTGTAACTAACTAGCTAACTGTAAGCTGGTTATAAACATTGCAGTCAACTAAACCTGACAATTTTGCAGGATTAACTGTCAATGTAATGTGTATGGATGGTCTCCTGACTGTCCATATATTTATCTATtttaggagaggtcatcaatattctactcccagaaaatccctttaaagtataactgtcgtatttttatttttttggagtattggattgtggtgattaatatcaccttggtggccctatttcaacttttcacagtgtattcaattaccccttaattccacagttttattCCCTGTgttgcctatttttacctgtgcttaaaatagggttgctaggcatggtccgtctaaacagatagacggagcacgcagcatgcagggtcagattactgacagccagggactgtaagtaaatgattaaagccaggtcctccccagcagctgataacagtgcctgggctgtgtgcacttctccctgtccctgcacttggcagacgctccctcactcagcagagctggagaagcagagtggaagcagcgcagagcagggaagggagatctgccgtctgctcagtgtataaatgaaagcaacatgtggtaagaggacccctttgtgctgcaggagattaaccctttaggggggagggctctggttactgacacttttggcgggctattgttactggctagtgagggcaggcgggattagcctcagggtgagggcagtggcggccatcttaactgaatagtgaaattgccgtTTTATGCAGaccggttgctaagggctgaatcttattaaatatggggtaagtcagtctaatagtaactgattctggaatatcatgttgttagtaactacatatataaaaattgaaattagggtctaaatgtgacagttatcctttaataaatGAAACAATATTGATGTTTGGTGACCACTAATTGACACTTGAGTCACCAAGCCTTTATTCACATCAGCTCTCCGGCCGGTCATATTGGATATGTCCATGTAACACCTACCCGTGACCAGTACTTACCAAGCTCATCCTTTGACTTTCCACCTGAGGCAAAAAAAGTTCTGCTCAACTCATATCCACCAAAGAACAAGAAATATCCTGGTATTTCTCTGCAGATTGTGCTTGTAAGACCTTGATAGAAGCCCAGAGGACCTTCACGCTGTACAATGCCTTTCACCACGGCCCACACTGTACTGACACAAGGAGACACATTACATGCAAGATGGAAACCAAAAAACCCTTaatggggttatccaatatcataaacaacccccccatgtgtcgggcccctcagagggaatatactCTCCCCCGCTCCCTGCGGCGCTGCTGGGGAACAGGtgttggggggagcagccaattgtAGGTgctgatggggacgagcctccctagcgtcacctgcgaCGCTAGGAAGGCTCatccccatccccgcctgccattggctgcttccacccgacaccagatgttctcatccgtgtacagggagaagtggcggtgcggggaccaggagcgccacagggagcggggtaagtatattccctcagaggggcccagcacatgggggggctgtttatgatattggataacccctttaactagataCGCACTTTATGGCAACGATAACCAGgcaaaaaggggttgtcccattacaacaacttgctccttatccacaggataagcgtctgcttggtggaggtctgaccactggggctcCCACCAATCAAACtattatcccctattctgtggataggggataagctgTTGTAATGGGGCAACCCCTTTGAAGAGAACCTGATACAAGAATTTTTCCCCCAGCCACCACCAGTacctgaccattgggttcttcgaGTGTCTAGAGGTGTCCTTTATAGCCCAAGCTGATGCCTCATTTTGCAAAAAATTAACTTTAAATCACAGCTCACATTGTAGACAAATGAAATAAAGGAGGTGGAGACGCTGAGAAGACAAGTCAAAATCACAGCTCCCAAATTCTGCCTGATCCACCTTGATTGACATCCCCGAACACAGGGAATGCCATCCGCAACCTTGCCAAGATTTCCTGCCTGCGACCTTGTGATCTAATCTGGGCACATGCACAGTGAAGCAGTATGTACTTGCCCTGGCATCATTGATACTCTTGCAAACAGTGCTGGAAGCATGTCACCAGGGGACTGCCACACGTCAGGACATGCACACCCTGCTTCATGGCGCATGCATTAAGATCGGAACACATCGACACACGCGCACGACCTTGGCGAGGCTGCCGTTGACCTTCCCTTTTTTAGGGATTTCATTCAAAATGGATTGTGTGGGAATTGGGTGAGGCGAGCTTGACTTGACTTCTTAGGGTCTCCACCGCCTTGACTTCAAACAGTTAACGTGCATATGACGGGAGCTgagattacagatttttttgcagaatacTGTATCTGCTGGAGCAAAAAAGGACACATCTGGACACTTGCAGAGCAGATCGGTCACATACTGGTTGGGGTTTGGAGGATCAATATCCTTGTGACAGGTTCCAACGAGACAGAATGGCAAAGTGTGAATTCTGCCAAGCCGCTCTCAATTCCCATTCAATTCGTAGCTTTGGGGTCAGGATAAGCGTTAACAtaatttgtaaggctgaaaaaggacatctgtccatccagttcagcctggtatcctgcaagttgatccaaaggaggGGAAAAAAcccttgtgaggtagaagccaatttcccccaaaTTAGGGGAAAAATTCttccccgactccaatcaggcaatcagaataactccctggatcaccgacccttctccagaaatctaataactataaagTGTaatatattattacgctccagaaatacatccaggcccctcttgaactcttttagtgaactcatcatcaccacctcctcaagcagagagttccatagtctcactgctcttaccgtaaagaatccttttctatgtttgtgtacaaaccttctttcctccagacgcagaggatgtcccctcatcacagtcacagtcctggatatgaatagaccctgggagagatctctgtactcacCCTTGATATTGACAGTCTGGTTGCTAGACATACACTGCTTAACAACCACAGATTTTTTTCAGTGGAGTTTTTGGGGCAACcagtgccttagggctcatgcacacaaccgcattTTGCATTAATggaacagttggcccctaata
Encoded proteins:
- the LOC120996267 gene encoding mitochondrial ornithine transporter 1-like — encoded protein: MVSNQAIQAAIDLTAGAAGGTACVLTGQPFDTAKVKMQTFPNLYRGLTDCAVKTYRQVGFRGFYKGTSPALLANIAENSVLFMSYGFCQRIVRRIAGLENNAALSDLQNAAAGSFASVFAALVLCPTELVKCRLQAMHELQVSGRITHGQNTVWAVVKGIVQREGPLGFYQGLTSTICREIPGYFLFFGGYELSRTFFASGGKSKDELGPVALMISGGCGGIALWLAVYPMDCIKSRIQVLSITGKQDGFMGTCSSIVKNEGILALYSGLKPTLIRAFPANGALFLAYEYSRKLMMRQADSL